One region of Polaribacter pectinis genomic DNA includes:
- a CDS encoding LolA family protein, whose product MKKIGILFLSLFITTITFSQEAAKAKSLLDEVSSKMGAYKNMYIGFSQTLSNEDAGIKEGDEPPIRGDINLQGEKYSLNYLGNKFLYDGEKLYVINTDEKEISITDGDMSGDDGFIYPSKLLTFYKEGYNFEMGDLKNVNGRKIQFVTLNPIDSNSDIIKVELGIDAKTKHIYKLIQTGSNNSKTTFTITQFKSNQQLSENFFKFDKAKYLSQSYTID is encoded by the coding sequence ATGAAAAAAATAGGAATCTTATTTTTAAGTTTATTTATTACAACCATTACATTTTCTCAAGAAGCTGCAAAAGCAAAATCTTTGCTAGATGAAGTTTCTTCCAAAATGGGCGCATATAAAAATATGTATATTGGTTTTAGCCAAACATTAAGTAACGAAGATGCGGGTATAAAAGAAGGAGATGAACCACCAATTAGAGGTGATATTAATTTACAAGGAGAAAAATACAGCCTAAATTATTTAGGTAATAAATTCTTATATGATGGTGAAAAATTATATGTAATTAATACTGATGAAAAGGAAATTTCTATTACTGATGGAGATATGAGTGGAGATGATGGTTTTATATACCCTTCTAAATTACTAACCTTTTATAAAGAAGGATATAATTTTGAAATGGGAGACTTAAAAAATGTTAATGGAAGAAAAATTCAGTTTGTAACTTTAAATCCTATAGATAGCAACTCTGATATAATTAAAGTTGAGTTAGGTATAGATGCAAAAACAAAGCATATATATAAATTAATTCAAACTGGTTCTAACAATTCTAAAACTACATTTACAATTACACAGTTTAAGAGTAACCAACAATTATCAGAAAACTTTTTTAAGTTTGATAAAGCTAAATATTTAAGTCAGAGTTATACAATAGACTAG
- a CDS encoding LptF/LptG family permease: MKILDKYILKTFLRPFVATFLIVLFVLVMQVLWQTFENIAGKGISLPFILKFLYYTTLIITPQALPIGVLLSSIMALGNLGENYEFAAAKSAGISLQRLVRPLVFLTILLSGINFLFLNNIYPYAILKQKNLYLNIKKKKPALALVPGSFNSDIPGYQIKFDEKYGEEENLLKKVLIYDLSGNRGNQKVITAERGKILSEEGSRYMTFILYDGYYYEEHIRSNTPLSKRKKMPASSATFEEYELNIDISDVSGDSGLTDEKYKNSYNMLSLNQLKDTIPDLKASYDETLSLRAKNIYSSVFAKELYKYPDSLKNKNANPVILENFDLKSQVSILNSATTKTSRALNSLKNNMATIKFKRKTLNFFDTEYYNRIAFSLSCLILFFIGAPLGSIIRKGGFGLPMILAIGIYVTYFFTNTFGKNLAEESSISSFLGSWIAAIIMVPLAILLTRRATRDKGVFNTDAIILPITNFFKKLTSKKDS, encoded by the coding sequence ATGAAAATTTTAGACAAATACATTTTAAAAACGTTTTTAAGACCCTTTGTTGCAACGTTTCTTATTGTGCTTTTTGTTTTAGTAATGCAAGTGTTGTGGCAAACCTTCGAAAACATTGCTGGTAAAGGTATTAGCTTACCATTTATTTTAAAATTCTTATACTACACTACCCTAATTATTACGCCACAAGCATTGCCAATTGGCGTACTTTTATCATCAATTATGGCTTTGGGTAATTTGGGTGAAAACTATGAGTTTGCTGCTGCAAAATCTGCCGGAATTTCACTACAACGTTTGGTTAGACCTTTAGTATTTCTTACAATTTTGTTAAGCGGTATCAACTTTTTGTTTCTTAACAATATTTATCCGTATGCAATTTTAAAACAGAAAAATTTATACCTAAATATTAAAAAGAAAAAACCTGCTTTGGCTTTAGTACCAGGAAGTTTTAATAGTGATATTCCAGGTTATCAAATAAAATTTGATGAAAAATACGGAGAAGAAGAAAACTTATTAAAGAAAGTTTTAATTTATGATTTATCTGGAAACAGAGGAAACCAAAAAGTAATTACTGCAGAAAGAGGAAAAATACTATCTGAAGAAGGAAGTAGATACATGACCTTTATTTTATATGACGGTTATTATTATGAAGAACATATAAGATCTAATACACCATTATCGAAACGTAAAAAAATGCCTGCATCTAGTGCAACTTTTGAAGAATATGAGTTAAATATAGATATATCTGATGTTAGTGGAGATTCTGGTCTTACAGATGAAAAATATAAGAATAGCTATAACATGTTAAGTTTAAATCAATTAAAAGACACTATTCCAGATTTAAAAGCAAGTTATGACGAAACATTATCTTTAAGAGCAAAAAATATTTACTCCAGTGTTTTTGCAAAAGAATTATATAAATATCCAGATTCTTTAAAAAATAAAAATGCGAATCCAGTTATTTTAGAAAATTTCGATTTAAAAAGTCAAGTTTCTATTTTAAACTCTGCAACTACCAAAACAAGTAGAGCCTTAAACTCTCTTAAAAATAACATGGCAACTATTAAGTTTAAACGAAAAACATTAAACTTTTTTGACACTGAATATTACAACAGAATTGCATTTTCATTATCTTGTTTAATCTTATTTTTTATTGGAGCACCTTTAGGTTCTATCATTAGAAAAGGAGGTTTTGGTTTGCCTATGATACTTGCCATAGGAATTTATGTAACTTATTTCTTTACCAATACATTTGGTAAAAATTTAGCAGAAGAAAGTTCTATCTCTTCATTTTTAGGTTCTTGGATTGCAGCAATAATAATGGTTCCTTTAGCAATTTTATTAACTAGAAGAGCCACAAGAGATAAAGGTGTTTTTAACACAGATGCTATTATTTTACCAATTACAAATTTCTTTAAAAAATTAACGTCTAAAAAAGACTCTTAA
- the ribB gene encoding 3,4-dihydroxy-2-butanone-4-phosphate synthase — translation MTLQQTNKDTKLNTIQEAIQDIRDGKVIIVVDDENRENEGDFLAAAEKATPEMINFMATHGRGLICAPLTEKRCKELELGMMVHNNTDPMETAFTVSVDLRGKGVTTGISAADRALTIQAIIDKETKPFDLARPGHIFPLKAKEGGVLRRTGHTEAAIDFARLAGLQPAGVIVEIMNEDGTMARLPELLKVAKKFDIKIVSIEDLVAYRMEHDSLIEKKEDFDISTRFGDFRLRAYQQTTNNQVHIALTKGSWTKEDSILTRVNSTLVNNDILGTLTNNADKKLDQMFKVINEDGKGAILFINQQNQSQNLLSRLSILKESQQNGQMKAPEIKMDNKDFGIGAQILHDLNISKLKLITNTQQTKRVGMIGYGLEIVDYVQY, via the coding sequence ATGACACTACAACAAACAAATAAAGACACAAAATTAAACACCATACAAGAAGCAATACAAGATATTAGAGATGGTAAGGTTATTATTGTTGTTGACGATGAAAACAGAGAAAATGAAGGTGATTTTTTAGCAGCAGCAGAAAAAGCAACTCCAGAAATGATTAATTTTATGGCAACTCATGGTCGTGGATTAATTTGTGCTCCTTTAACAGAAAAACGTTGTAAAGAGTTAGAATTAGGAATGATGGTACACAACAACACAGATCCTATGGAAACTGCATTTACGGTTTCTGTAGATTTACGTGGTAAAGGTGTTACTACTGGTATTTCTGCTGCAGATAGAGCGCTAACCATACAAGCAATAATAGATAAAGAAACAAAACCTTTTGATTTGGCTAGACCAGGTCATATTTTTCCTTTAAAAGCTAAAGAAGGTGGTGTATTGCGTAGAACAGGCCATACAGAAGCTGCTATAGATTTTGCACGTTTAGCAGGTTTACAACCAGCTGGTGTTATTGTAGAAATAATGAATGAAGATGGTACAATGGCACGTTTACCAGAACTTTTAAAAGTTGCCAAAAAGTTTGATATTAAAATTGTTTCTATTGAAGATTTGGTTGCTTACAGAATGGAACATGATTCTTTAATTGAAAAGAAAGAAGATTTTGATATTTCTACAAGATTTGGTGACTTTAGATTAAGAGCTTACCAACAGACTACAAATAACCAAGTTCATATTGCGTTAACAAAAGGTTCTTGGACAAAAGAAGATTCTATTTTAACTAGAGTAAATTCTACATTAGTAAATAACGATATACTTGGAACTTTAACTAATAATGCTGATAAAAAACTAGACCAAATGTTTAAAGTGATTAATGAAGATGGTAAAGGCGCTATTTTGTTTATCAATCAGCAAAATCAATCTCAAAACTTATTAAGTAGATTATCTATTTTAAAGGAAAGTCAGCAAAATGGACAAATGAAAGCTCCAGAAATAAAAATGGATAATAAAGATTTTGGAATTGGAGCTCAAATTTTACACGATTTAAATATCAGTAAATTAAAATTAATTACAAATACACAACAAACAAAACGTGTAGGTATGATTGGTTATGGTTTAGAGATTGTAGATTATGTTCAGTATTAA
- the pepE gene encoding dipeptidase PepE, whose protein sequence is MKKMIIASTSTVYGSSYLEYLLPTLKTFFKGVHTLVFIPFARPGGVSYDGYTEVVQKAFSKIDINVKGVHEYNNVNDAILNAEAIFTGGGNTFELVNQLYKNDIIDTLKKVINNGTPYLGTSAGSNICGISMMNTNDMPIVYPPSFVTLGCIPFNINAHYLDPIEGSKHMGETRETRIKEYHVFNEVPVLGLREGSWLSVEGNSITLKGEHSARLFQQNLKPVELESGVEVALR, encoded by the coding sequence ATGAAAAAAATGATTATTGCAAGTACTTCTACTGTTTATGGTAGTTCTTATCTAGAATATTTATTACCAACTTTAAAAACTTTCTTTAAAGGTGTTCATACGCTTGTATTTATACCTTTTGCTAGACCTGGAGGAGTTTCTTATGATGGTTACACAGAAGTTGTGCAAAAAGCATTTTCTAAAATTGATATTAATGTAAAAGGTGTTCACGAATATAATAATGTGAATGACGCAATTTTAAACGCTGAAGCAATTTTTACTGGTGGAGGAAACACGTTTGAGCTTGTTAATCAGTTGTATAAAAACGATATTATTGATACTTTAAAAAAAGTAATTAATAACGGAACTCCGTATTTAGGAACTAGTGCAGGTAGTAATATTTGTGGTATAAGTATGATGAATACCAATGATATGCCAATTGTTTATCCGCCAAGCTTTGTTACTTTAGGTTGTATTCCTTTTAATATTAACGCTCATTATTTAGATCCTATTGAAGGCTCTAAACATATGGGAGAAACAAGAGAAACACGTATTAAAGAATATCATGTTTTTAATGAAGTTCCTGTGTTAGGTTTGCGTGAAGGAAGTTGGCTTTCTGTTGAAGGTAATTCAATTACTCTAAAAGGAGAACATTCTGCAAGGTTGTTTCAACAAAATTTGAAACCTGTTGAATTAGAAAGTGGAGTAGAAGTGGCTCTTAGATGA
- a CDS encoding lipocalin family protein — protein sequence MKTKILLFLALVTFLTSCETNNNPTLNITDADLLGTWNLTKQTIEDGSLSITTQGQTLTANYSGIAKELDFRYIFSENPNKLNLNGKYKFVTTATFLGQNQVEEQEIDTDLSPITSVDWSLNGNTISITENGNLPTVLNVEEFSTNFLRLKGEINETETDNGETVTIKATIYIELEK from the coding sequence ATGAAAACAAAAATTTTATTATTTCTAGCACTTGTTACTTTTTTAACAAGTTGTGAAACAAACAACAACCCAACTCTTAACATTACAGATGCAGATTTATTAGGTACCTGGAACTTAACCAAACAAACTATTGAAGACGGAAGCTTAAGTATTACCACTCAAGGACAAACCTTAACTGCTAATTATTCTGGAATAGCAAAAGAGCTTGATTTTAGATATATTTTTTCTGAAAATCCAAATAAATTGAATTTAAATGGAAAATATAAATTTGTTACAACTGCCACTTTTTTAGGTCAAAATCAAGTTGAAGAACAAGAAATAGATACAGATTTATCTCCCATAACTTCAGTAGATTGGTCTTTAAATGGTAATACAATTTCAATTACTGAAAACGGAAATTTACCAACAGTTTTAAATGTTGAAGAGTTTTCTACTAACTTTTTAAGATTAAAAGGTGAGATTAATGAAACCGAAACTGATAATGGTGAAACTGTTACCATAAAAGCAACTATATATATCGAATTAGAAAAATAA
- a CDS encoding DUF6702 family protein: MRINKTFILVLIIPLLSFSAHKYYLSLTQINYKSEAKSVQIIINVFMDDIETALNKDYNIDLQLTTEKELKNNDVYFEKYLRNKLHFKIDNTAKEFNYIGKEYDGDLVYFYLEIENIENVTTIDVSNKILTTHFPEQQNLIKSKVGKKHKSIMLTAKSDKGLLKF, translated from the coding sequence ATGAGAATTAACAAAACATTTATCCTCGTATTAATAATTCCGCTTCTTTCTTTTTCTGCACACAAGTATTATTTAAGTTTAACGCAGATTAATTATAAGAGCGAAGCTAAATCTGTACAAATTATTATTAATGTTTTTATGGATGACATAGAAACTGCTTTAAACAAAGACTATAATATAGATTTACAACTTACTACAGAAAAAGAATTAAAAAATAATGACGTATATTTTGAAAAATATTTACGTAACAAATTGCATTTTAAAATTGATAACACTGCTAAAGAGTTCAACTATATAGGTAAAGAATATGATGGAGATTTGGTCTATTTTTATTTAGAAATAGAAAATATCGAAAACGTAACAACTATTGATGTATCTAATAAAATATTAACAACACATTTTCCAGAACAGCAAAACTTAATTAAGTCTAAAGTAGGTAAAAAGCATAAAAGTATTATGTTAACTGCCAAAAGTGATAAAGGTTTGTTAAAATTTTAA
- a CDS encoding M1 family metallopeptidase, which yields MKKISLLLFSVFFVATSLFSQEKQITKQGHTNQNKFKQLKDELATPNSQRTASGAPGKNYTQQKVDYAMDIVLDDDKQRISGNEIITYHNNSADELAYLWVQLDQNMRAADSKTPDIQSGKIPKKLSKSRFNRNFPETPFDGGFKIMSVKNMNGSDLSHTINQTMMRINLAKPLASGETFKFKIKWWYNINNHRTDGGRSGFEHFPEDGNNNYVIAQFYPRMCVYDNVEGWQNDQFWGRSEFALEFGDFTVNITTPDDHMLGATGVLQNPKDVFSKTELKRIEKARKTFDNPVIIRTQEEATEIEKSRSTKTKTWKFVAKNVRDYAFATSRKFIFDAMAVNINGKTVMAESLYSKEANPLYGDHSTRAVAQTLKTYSKYTFDYPYHKAISVDGQMGMEYPQICFNPGRPNPDGTYSDRVKYRMIKVTIHEVGHNFFPMIVNSDERQWTWMDEGLNSYMEMLAELDYDKDFPIVRGYPKNIVKYMSGDQSRIAPIMTKGDNVYEFGNNAYGKPATALWILRETIMGKELFDHAFKTYSQRWMFKHPTPADFFRTMEDASGVDLDWFWRGWFYTTDVTDIGIKGVKKYQTNVSDDSVEFVEDTSGGLSFTNKNTDSKFHYEITYNKPGGLVMPIIVEFTYKDGTKERKTYPAQIWRYNDTEVTKVFSSTKEITNITIDPDLETADVDTSNNSFPREKENKFEKFKNKIKG from the coding sequence ATGAAAAAAATATCTTTACTTCTATTTTCAGTGTTTTTTGTTGCTACATCTTTATTTTCACAAGAAAAGCAGATAACAAAACAAGGGCACACAAATCAGAATAAATTTAAGCAATTAAAAGATGAGTTGGCAACACCAAATAGCCAACGTACAGCTTCTGGTGCTCCAGGTAAAAACTACACACAACAAAAGGTAGATTATGCTATGGACATTGTGTTGGACGATGATAAACAAAGAATTTCTGGAAACGAAATTATTACTTATCATAATAATTCTGCAGATGAACTTGCTTATTTATGGGTGCAATTAGACCAGAATATGCGTGCAGCAGACTCTAAAACTCCAGATATTCAATCAGGAAAAATTCCAAAAAAATTAAGTAAAAGTAGATTTAATAGAAATTTTCCAGAAACACCTTTCGATGGTGGTTTTAAGATAATGAGTGTTAAAAACATGAATGGTAGTGATTTATCTCATACAATTAATCAGACCATGATGCGAATTAATTTAGCCAAACCTTTAGCTTCTGGAGAAACTTTTAAGTTTAAAATTAAATGGTGGTACAACATTAATAACCACAGAACAGATGGTGGAAGATCTGGTTTCGAGCACTTTCCTGAAGACGGAAACAACAACTATGTAATAGCGCAGTTCTACCCTAGAATGTGTGTGTACGACAATGTAGAAGGTTGGCAAAATGATCAGTTTTGGGGAAGAAGTGAGTTTGCCTTAGAATTTGGAGATTTTACAGTAAATATTACAACTCCAGATGATCACATGTTAGGGGCAACAGGTGTTTTACAAAACCCAAAAGATGTTTTTTCTAAAACAGAATTAAAAAGAATTGAAAAAGCAAGAAAGACGTTTGATAATCCTGTAATAATTAGAACCCAAGAAGAAGCTACAGAAATTGAAAAAAGTAGATCTACAAAGACAAAAACATGGAAATTTGTTGCTAAAAACGTTAGAGATTATGCATTTGCAACTTCAAGAAAATTCATTTTCGATGCAATGGCAGTGAACATTAATGGTAAAACTGTAATGGCAGAATCTTTATATTCTAAAGAGGCAAATCCTTTATATGGAGACCATTCTACAAGAGCGGTTGCACAAACTTTAAAAACATATTCTAAATACACATTCGATTATCCATATCATAAAGCAATTTCTGTTGATGGACAAATGGGAATGGAATATCCACAAATTTGTTTCAACCCAGGAAGACCAAATCCAGATGGAACTTATTCTGACAGAGTAAAATATAGAATGATAAAAGTAACTATTCATGAAGTAGGTCATAACTTCTTTCCAATGATTGTTAATTCTGATGAAAGACAATGGACTTGGATGGATGAAGGTTTAAATTCTTATATGGAAATGTTGGCAGAATTAGACTACGACAAAGATTTTCCAATTGTAAGAGGTTATCCTAAAAATATTGTAAAATATATGAGCGGAGATCAATCTAGAATTGCTCCAATTATGACAAAAGGAGACAATGTTTACGAATTTGGAAATAACGCCTACGGAAAACCTGCAACTGCATTATGGATTTTGCGTGAAACAATAATGGGTAAAGAATTATTTGACCACGCTTTTAAAACCTATTCGCAAAGATGGATGTTTAAGCACCCTACTCCAGCAGATTTCTTTAGAACAATGGAAGATGCTTCTGGTGTAGATTTAGATTGGTTTTGGAGAGGATGGTTTTACACAACAGATGTAACAGATATTGGTATTAAAGGTGTTAAAAAATATCAAACAAATGTAAGTGATGATTCTGTAGAATTTGTAGAAGACACTTCAGGTGGATTAAGTTTTACAAATAAAAACACAGATTCTAAATTCCATTATGAAATTACTTACAACAAACCAGGTGGTTTGGTAATGCCAATTATTGTAGAATTTACATACAAAGATGGTACAAAAGAAAGAAAAACTTATCCTGCACAAATTTGGAGATATAATGATACAGAAGTTACAAAGGTATTTTCTTCAACGAAAGAAATTACAAATATTACCATAGATCCAGATTTAGAAACTGCAGATGTAGATACCTCTAACAACAGTTTTCCTAGAGAAAAAGAAAATAAGTTCGAGAAGTTTAAAAACAAAATCAAAGGATAA